A DNA window from Arachis duranensis cultivar V14167 chromosome 3, aradu.V14167.gnm2.J7QH, whole genome shotgun sequence contains the following coding sequences:
- the LOC107480205 gene encoding amino acid permease 4 isoform X1 produces the protein MPAENAATSNLSRHQAFQMEALAMDDSKFYDDDGRVKRTGSVWTASSHIITAVIGSGVLSLAWAIAQLGWLAGPAVMILFSFVTFYTSSLLSQCYRSGDPISGKRNYTYMDAVRSILGGVNVKLCGMFQYLNLLGIVVGYTIAASISMMAIKKSNCFHSSGDKGPCHESSSQYIMIFGIIEIFLSQIPDFDQIWWLSTVAAVMSFTYSIIGLSLGIAKVAERGSFKGSLIGISVGAISEAQKIWRTSQALGDIAFAYSYAVVLIEIQDTLKSPPSEAKTMKKATKISIAVTTTFYMLCGCMGYAAFGDAAPGNLLTGFGFYNPYWLVDIANAAIVIHLVGAYQVFAQPIFAFVEKWAAQRWPNINRDFKVPIPGLPPYKLSLFRLSWRTVFVMLTTVTSMLLPFFNDIVGVIGAMGFWPLTVYFPVMMYIKQKNIARWSAKWITLQIFSMACLMVSLIAAVGSLAGVLLDLKKYKPFQFDY, from the exons ATGCCTGCAGAAAACGCAGCCACATCCAACCTTAGTCGCCATCAAGCTTTCCAAATGGAAGCACTGGCCATGGACGACTCCAAATTCTATGATGACGATGGCCGTGTCAAACGAACTG GAAGTGTGTGGACTGCAAGCTCGCACATAATAACAGCAGTTATAGGATCTGGGGTTCTATCTTTGGCTTGGGCCATTGCTCAGTTAGGTTGGCTTGCTGGCCCTGCCGTCATGATCTTGTTCTCTTTCGTCACTTTCTACACTTCCTCCCTTCTTTCTCAGTGTTACCGCAGCGGCGACCCCATCTCCGGCAAGAGAAACTACACTTACATGGACGCTGTTCGCTCCATTCTTG GTGGGGTGAACGTTAAGCTATGTGGGATGTTTCAGTACCTGAACCTGCTGGGAATCGTAGTAGGATACACAATTGCGGCTTCTATTAGCATGAT GGCAATCAAGAAGTCAAATTGTTTCCATAGCAGCGGGGACAAAGGGCCATGCCACGAGTCAAGCAGCCAATACATCATGATATTTGGGATAATAGAGATTTTCCTTTCACAGATTCCAGACTTTGATCAAATATGGTGGCTTTCAACAGTTGCTGCAGTCATGTCTTTCACATATTCCATAATCGGTCTCTCTCTTGGGATTGCCAAAGTTGCAGAAAGGGGTAGTTTCAAGGGATCCCTCATAGGAATCAGTGTTGGAGCTATCTCAGAGGCCCAAAAGATATGGAGAACTTCCCAGGCTCTTGGTGACATTGCCTTTGCATATTCATATGCTGTTGTTCTCATTGAAATTCAG GACACCCTGAAATCCCCACCAAGTGAAGCAAAAACAATGAAGAAGGCTACAAAGATTAGCATTGCAGTAACCACAACGTTCTATATGCTTTGTGGGTGCATGGGGTATGCTGCTTTTGGAGATGCAGCACCGGGGAACCTGCTCACTGGTTTTGGTTTCTACAACCCATATTGGCTGGTAGACATTGCTAATGCCGCAATAGTGATCCACCTTGTGGGTGCATACCAAGTGTTTGCCCAACCAATCTTTGCGTTTGTCGAGAAATGGGCGGCGCAAAGATGGCCCAACATTAACAGGGATTTCAAAGTCCCAATTCCGGGTCTTCCCCCGTACAAACTAAGCCTGTTTAGACTGAGTTGGAGGACAGTGTTTGTGATGCTTACAACTGTCACGTCCATGTTGCTTCCGTTCTTTAACGACATAGTGGGAGTGATTGGAGCAATGGGGTTTTGGCCTTTGACGGTTTACTTTCCGGTGATGATGTACATTAAACAGAAGAATATAGCAAGATGGAGTGCCAAATGGATAACGCTACAGATATTCAGTATGGCATGCCTAATGGTATCACTTATTGCTGCTGTTGGTTCTCTTGCTGGTGTCTTGCTTGACCTAAAGAAATACAAACCATTCCAATTTGACTACTAG
- the LOC107480205 gene encoding amino acid permease 3 isoform X2, which produces MPAENAATSNLSRHQAFQMEALAMDDSKFYDDDGRVKRTGGVNVKLCGMFQYLNLLGIVVGYTIAASISMMAIKKSNCFHSSGDKGPCHESSSQYIMIFGIIEIFLSQIPDFDQIWWLSTVAAVMSFTYSIIGLSLGIAKVAERGSFKGSLIGISVGAISEAQKIWRTSQALGDIAFAYSYAVVLIEIQDTLKSPPSEAKTMKKATKISIAVTTTFYMLCGCMGYAAFGDAAPGNLLTGFGFYNPYWLVDIANAAIVIHLVGAYQVFAQPIFAFVEKWAAQRWPNINRDFKVPIPGLPPYKLSLFRLSWRTVFVMLTTVTSMLLPFFNDIVGVIGAMGFWPLTVYFPVMMYIKQKNIARWSAKWITLQIFSMACLMVSLIAAVGSLAGVLLDLKKYKPFQFDY; this is translated from the exons ATGCCTGCAGAAAACGCAGCCACATCCAACCTTAGTCGCCATCAAGCTTTCCAAATGGAAGCACTGGCCATGGACGACTCCAAATTCTATGATGACGATGGCCGTGTCAAACGAACTG GTGGGGTGAACGTTAAGCTATGTGGGATGTTTCAGTACCTGAACCTGCTGGGAATCGTAGTAGGATACACAATTGCGGCTTCTATTAGCATGAT GGCAATCAAGAAGTCAAATTGTTTCCATAGCAGCGGGGACAAAGGGCCATGCCACGAGTCAAGCAGCCAATACATCATGATATTTGGGATAATAGAGATTTTCCTTTCACAGATTCCAGACTTTGATCAAATATGGTGGCTTTCAACAGTTGCTGCAGTCATGTCTTTCACATATTCCATAATCGGTCTCTCTCTTGGGATTGCCAAAGTTGCAGAAAGGGGTAGTTTCAAGGGATCCCTCATAGGAATCAGTGTTGGAGCTATCTCAGAGGCCCAAAAGATATGGAGAACTTCCCAGGCTCTTGGTGACATTGCCTTTGCATATTCATATGCTGTTGTTCTCATTGAAATTCAG GACACCCTGAAATCCCCACCAAGTGAAGCAAAAACAATGAAGAAGGCTACAAAGATTAGCATTGCAGTAACCACAACGTTCTATATGCTTTGTGGGTGCATGGGGTATGCTGCTTTTGGAGATGCAGCACCGGGGAACCTGCTCACTGGTTTTGGTTTCTACAACCCATATTGGCTGGTAGACATTGCTAATGCCGCAATAGTGATCCACCTTGTGGGTGCATACCAAGTGTTTGCCCAACCAATCTTTGCGTTTGTCGAGAAATGGGCGGCGCAAAGATGGCCCAACATTAACAGGGATTTCAAAGTCCCAATTCCGGGTCTTCCCCCGTACAAACTAAGCCTGTTTAGACTGAGTTGGAGGACAGTGTTTGTGATGCTTACAACTGTCACGTCCATGTTGCTTCCGTTCTTTAACGACATAGTGGGAGTGATTGGAGCAATGGGGTTTTGGCCTTTGACGGTTTACTTTCCGGTGATGATGTACATTAAACAGAAGAATATAGCAAGATGGAGTGCCAAATGGATAACGCTACAGATATTCAGTATGGCATGCCTAATGGTATCACTTATTGCTGCTGTTGGTTCTCTTGCTGGTGTCTTGCTTGACCTAAAGAAATACAAACCATTCCAATTTGACTACTAG